Genomic segment of Candidatus Schekmanbacteria bacterium:
ACATAAAACTAATCAAATTTAGACCTGAACAACAGCTTGCTGAAAAAAGAAGAATTCTTATAGAGGAATTAGGAAGATTAAAGAGAAATATGGAAATGAAGATTTTTAAAGATATTTCAAAACTAAAAGAAGTAAAAGCCAAACTGCTTCTCCTTTCTCCTTATGCCCAATTAGATAGAGGTTATATGATTGCAAGAAAACTGCCGGAATTGTCAGTTGTCAAAGGTGTTGAAGATGTTGAGAAAGGCAACAGAATCAATCTTTTGGCTAAAGGAGGTGAAATTGACTGCACCATCGATGAAGTAACAAAGAAAGAAAGGGAAAAATAATTATCTGTAAATTTCTAAAAAAAATTTCCCATTTGTGCTATGATATAGAAACTGGAGTTTAAAAATGAAAAAAGGAAGTTTCGAAGAATCCTTCAAAAAACTTGAAGAAATAGTGAAAAAGCTTGAAGAGGGGAATATTACACTTGAAGAATCTGTAAAGCTTTTTGAAGAAGGGATAAAGCTGAACAAAGAATGCAATGCAAAATTGGAAGAAGCAGAAAAGAAGATAGAAATTTTAACAAAAGATATGGAA
This window contains:
- a CDS encoding exodeoxyribonuclease VII small subunit produces the protein MKKGSFEESFKKLEEIVKKLEEGNITLEESVKLFEEGIKLNKECNAKLEEAEKKIEILTKDMEGKLSTKPFDEEEIEEIEEDDEDEAPF